The following proteins come from a genomic window of Musa acuminata AAA Group cultivar baxijiao chromosome BXJ1-7, Cavendish_Baxijiao_AAA, whole genome shotgun sequence:
- the LOC103991194 gene encoding leucine-rich repeat extensin-like protein 4: protein MKRRSSITEKLHLLFLFLISFAAARATAFSSHGLTDAEAGFIRRRQLLYYLDEYGDRGERVSVDPSFRFPNPRLRDAYVALQAWKKAILSDPHNFTGSWVGPNVCSYYGVFCAPLPCNRSLTVVAGIDLNHADIAGYLPEELGLLTDLALFHINSNRFCGTVPQKLRQLTRLFEIDLSNNRFAGKFPRVLLELPSLKFLDIRFNEFEGGVPRELFDKPLDAIFINHNRLAFDIPDNIGNSPVSVIVLANNRFRGCLPASLGNMSNTLNEIILMDNGLRSCLPPEVGLLRKLTVFDISFNQLLGPLPEEIGRMVSLEQLDVAHNLLSGRIPESICQLPHLQNFTFSYNFFTGEPPSCLKVQSFDDRRNCLPERPLQRSGKQCESFLSHPVDCSWFRCKPFVPAFPPPPLPPSPPPPSPPPSPSPPPPSPPPPPSPSPPPPSPPPPSPPPPSPPPPPPPVYSSPPPPNSPPPPMHYYSPPPPPSPPPPPSPSPPPPSPPPPSPPPPSPPPPPPPVYSSPPPPNSPPPLMHYYSPPPPPSPPPPPSPSPPPPSPPPPSPPPPSPPPPPPPVYSSPPPPNSPPPPMHYYSPPPPPSPPPPPSPSPPPPSPPPPSPPPPSPPPPPPSVYSSPPPPNSPPPPMHYYSPPPPYPSPPPPNFPPPPPVYHYLSPPPPPPPCIEPPESSPPPLTPYYGGPLPPVVGVSYASPPPPPPLH, encoded by the coding sequence ATGAAGAGGAGAAGCAGCATAACGGAAAAGCttcatctcctcttcctcttcttgatCTCATTTGCGGCGGCGAGAGCGACCGCCTTCAGCAGCCATGGCCTCACCGACGCTGAGGCCGGGTTCATCCGTAGGCGGCAGCTGCTGTACTACCTCGACGAGTACGGCGACCGCGGCGAGCGGGTGAGCGTCGACCCGTCCTTCCGCTTCCCTAACCCCCGTCTCCGCGACGCCTATGTCGCCCTGCAGGCCTGGAAGAAGGCCATCCTCTCCGACCCCCACAACTTCACCGGCAGCTGGGTCGGGCCCAATGTCTGCTCCTACTATGGCGTCTTCTGCGCCCCGCTCCCCTGCAACCGCTCCCTCACCGTCGTCGCAGGTATCGACCTCAACCACGCCGACATCGCCGGGTACCTCCCTGAGGAGCTCGGCCTGTTGACCGACCTCGCCCTCTTCCACATCAACTCCAACCGCTTCTGCGGCACCGTCCCCCAGAAACTCCGCCAGCTCACCCGCCTCTTTGAGATCGACCTCAGCAACAACCGCTTTGCCGGCAAGTTCCCCAGGGTCCTCCTCGAGCTCCCCTCGCTCAAGTTCCTCGACATCCGGTTCAACGAGTTCGAGGGCGGCGTCCCTCGCGAGCTCTTCGACAAGCCCCTCGATGCCATCTTCATCAACCACAATCGGCTCGCCTTCGACATCCCCGATAATATCGGCAACTCCCCCGTCTCCGTCATCGTCCTCGCCAACAACCGCTTCCGCGGCTGCCTCCCAGCCAGCCTTGGCAATATGTCGAACACCTTGAACGAGATCATTCTCATGGACAACGGGCTGCGGTCCTGCCTTCCGCCCGAGGTCGGCCTGCTGAGGAAGCTCACCGTGTTCGACATCAGCTTCAACCAGCTGCTGGGACCGCTGCCGGAGGAGATCGGCCGCATGGTCAGCCTCGAGCAGTTGGATGTCGCGCACAACCTGCTGTCAGGGCGCATCCCGGAGTCCATCTGCCAGCTCCCGCATCTGCAAAACTTCACCTTCTCCTACAATTTCTTTACCGGCGAGCCGCCGTCGTGCTTGAAGGTGCAGTCATTCGACGACCGGAGGAATTGCCTTCCCGAGCGACCGTTGCAGCGGTCGGGGAAGCAGTGCGAGTCGTTCTTGTCGCACCCGGTGGACTGCAGTTGGTTTCGGTGTAAGCCGTTCGTGCCGGCAtttccgccgccgccgctgcctccATCGCCTCCTCCGCCGTCTCCCCCGCCGTCCCCGTCTCCGCCACCACCATCTCCTCCACCTCCCCCATCTCCATCGCCACCACCTCCGTCTCCGCCGCCCCCATCCCCACCTCCTCcttcaccgccgccgccacctccacCAGTTTATTCATCGCCTCCACCGCCTAATTCACCACCACCTCCCATGCATTATTATTCTCCTCCGCCACCACCATCTCCTCCACCTCCCCCATCTCCATCGCCACCACCTCCGTCTCCGCCGCCCCCATCCCCACCTCCTCcttcaccgccgccgccacctccacCAGTTTATTCATCGCCTCCACCGCCTAATTCACCACCACCTCTCATGCATTATTATTCTCCTCCGCCACCACCATCTCCTCCACCTCCCCCATCTCCGTCGCCACCACCTCCGTCTCCGCCGCCCCCATCCCCACCTCCTCcttcaccgccgccgccacctccacCAGTTTATTCATCGCCTCCACCGCCTAATTCACCACCACCTCCCATGCATTATTATTCTCCTCCGCCACCACCATCTCCTCCACCTCCCCCATCTCCATCGCCACCACCTCCGTCTCCGCCGCCCCCATCCCCACCTCCTCcttcaccgccgccgccacctccatCAGTTTATTCATCGCCGCCACCGCCTAATTCACCACCACCTCCCATGCATTATTATTCTCCTCCGCCACCATACCCATCTCCACCCCCACCCAACTTTCCGCCTCCACCGCCGGTTTATCACTACTTGTCACCACCGCCACCTCCGCCTCCATGTATAGAACCACCGGAATCTTCACCACCTCCGCTAACACCCTATTACGGAGGTCCATTGCCACCTGTCGTCGGAGTCTCATACGCATCTCCTCCGCCTCCCCCTCCTCTCCACTGA
- the LOC135582664 gene encoding probable choline kinase 2, with protein MVVTETAEPMEAAERIPKEAKRILYDLASEWGDVADSEALEVVHLKGAMTNEVYQINWPTLSKDGVSRKVLVRIYGEGVDVFFDREAEIRTFECMSRHGQGPLLLGRFATGRVEEFINARTLSAADLRDPEVSALIASKLKEFHNLDMPGPRMVFLWERLRNWLGQALILCPFEEVKEFQLDTLYEEIATLENILSTEDQSTGFCHNDLQYGNIMMDEESRQVTIIDYEYASFNPIVYDLANHFCEMAANYHTETPHILDFNKYPDVVERKRFIQIYLTTSGEPLKDTEVEKMLQAIEKYALASHLLWGLWGVISEHVNEIDFEYMEYARQRFQQYWLMKPELLGSE; from the exons ATGGTAGTCACCGAGACCGCTGAGCCAATGGAGGCCGCGGAGCGGATCCCCAAGGAGGCCAAGAGGATTCTCTACGATTTGGCGTCGGAATGGGGCGACGTTGCGGATTCTGAGGCGTTGGAGGTGGTGCACCTCAAGGGGGCGATGACGAACGAGGTGTACCAGATCAACTGGCCCACCTTGTCCAAGGACGGCGTCTCACGGAAGGTGCTGGTTCGGATATATGGCGAGGGGGTGGACGTCTTCTTCGATCGGGAGGCTGAGATCCGGACGTTCGAGTGCATGTCGCGGCACGGCCAAGGGCCGCTGCTTCTTGGGCGTTTCGCCACCGGCCGAGTCGAGGAGTTCATCAATGCTCGT ACTCTCTCCGCAGCTGACCTTCGTGACCCTGAAGTATCTGCCCTCATAGCATCAAAGTTGAAGGAGTTCCATAATCTTGACATGCCTGGTCCAAGAATGGTTTTCTTATGGGAAAGATTAAG AAATTGGCTTGGACAAGCCCTCATATTATGCCCCTTTGAAGAAGTTAAAGAATTTCAGTTGGATACACTTTATGAGGAAATAGCTACTCTGGAAAACATATTGTCAACAGAAGATCAGAGTACTGGCTTTTGCCACAATGATCTTCAATATGGCAATATCATGATGGATGAGGAGTCTAGGCAAGTGACTATCATT GACTATGAGTATGCAAGTTTTAACCCCATTGTATATGATCTTGCCAATCATTTTTGCGAGATGGCTGCTAATTATCATACGGAAACGCCTCACATTTTGGATTTCAATAAGTACCCAG ATGTGGTGGAGCGCAAAAGATTTATTCAGATATATCTAACAACTTCAG GTGAACCATTGAAAGATACGGAGGTTGAGAAAATGCTGCAGGCTATTGAGAAATATGCTCTTGCCAGTCATCTCCTTTGGGGTCTATGGGGAGTTATATCG GAACATGTTAATGAGATCGACTTTGAGTACATGGAGTATGCAAGGCAGAGGTTTCAGCAGTACTGGTTGATGAAGCCTGAACTATTAGGATCCGAGTGA
- the LOC135678501 gene encoding mitochondrial outer membrane protein porin 1-like, with protein sequence MGPGLYSDIGKKARDLLYKDYQTDQKFTLTTYTLNGIAISASGTKKNELIFGELQSQLKNKNISFDVKATSDSKILTTVTVDELATPGLRSIFNFIIPDQQLGKVELQYLHDYVGVTAAVGLTANPIVNLSGVVGTNVYSVGADVSFDTATGNFIKCNGGLSVINADLIASLTVNDKGDSINASYYHLVSPLSSTAVGAELTHNFSTNENSLTFGTQHALDPLTIVKARLNNYGKASALIQHEWRPKSFFTISGEMDSKAIEKGAKVGLALVLRP encoded by the exons atgggtCCAGGATTGTACTCCGATATCGGCAAAAAGGCGAGAG ATCTTCTTTACAAAGACTACCAGACCGACCAGAAGTTCACTCTGACCACCTACACTTTGAATGGAATC GCTATCTCTGCATCAGGCACAAAGAAAAATGAACTGATCTTCGGTGAGCTTCAGTCTCAGCTGAAGAATAAAAATATCAGTTTTGATGTTAAAGCCACTTCAGACTCTAAG ATTCTTACAACTGTCACAGTTGATGAACTTGCAACACCTGGGTTGAGATCAATTTTCAATTTTATCATACCGGATCAGCAGTTGGGAAAG GTTGAGCTGCAATACCTGCATGATTATGTGGGTGTAACTGCTGCTGTTGGATTGACTGCCAACCCTATTGTCAACCTTTCTGGAGTGGTTGGAACTAATGTCTACTCTGTCGGAGCTGATGTGTCATTTGATACTGCAACAGGAAACTTCATCAAGTGTAATGGAGGGTTGAGTGTCATCAATGCTGATCTTATTGCCTCATTAACTGT AAATGACAAGGGAGACAGCATAAATGCCTCATATTACCACCTGGTGAGCCCATTATCCAGTACTGCAGTTGGGGCAGAGCTAACTCACAATTTCTCGACCAACGAGAACAGCCTAACCTTTGGGACTCAACATGCCCTGGACCCCCTTACCATTGTCAAGGCTCGCCTCAACAATTATGGCAAAGCTAGTGCACTGATCCAACATGAGTGGAGGCCGAAATCATTCTTCACCATCTCTGGGGAGATGGACTCAAAAGCCATTGAGAAGGGTGCTAAGGTTGGGCTGGCCTTGGTCCTCAGGCCCTGA
- the LOC103991198 gene encoding homeobox-leucine zipper protein HAT5-like, translated as MMEGRIDESSGMAVLFTTDGICTNAIEALLAPGSFAGGCPGSQFMVNSDGSHGNSLKFGLEETADDDLDEYPQRPGKKRRLTADQVEFLEKNFEVENKLEPERKLQLAKDLGLKPRQVAIWFQNRRARWKAKQLEKGYESLKSSYDSLKLDHDNLLKENEKLQAEVVLLTSKLLREEKDSSSWESFQLRICPDKLQPGIDAQVMLCKQEDFSSANSAVLESESPQHVDDGGYSNQSQVVGCCGFLRPERHSCSNEFQVEDQALWFWP; from the exons ATGATGGAAGGAAGGATTGATGAGAGTTCCGGTATGGCAGTCTTGTTCACCACCGATGGGATTTGCACCAATGCCATCGAGGCGTTGCTTGCTCCGGGATCCTTTGCCGGTGGATGTCCTG GGTCGCAATTCATGGTGAATTCCGATGGCAGTCATGGGAACAGTCTCAAGTTTGGGCTGGAGGAAACTGCTGATGATGACTTGGACGAGTACCCTCAGCGGCCGGGGAAGAAAAGGCGGCTGACGGCCGACCAAGTCGAGTTCCTGGAGAAGAACTTCGAGGTTGAGAACAAGCTTGAGCCGGAGAGGAAACTTCAACTCGCCAAGGACCTCGGCCTGAAACCTAGACAGGTCGCCATATGGTTCCAGAACCGCCGTGCACGGTGGAAGGCAAAGCAGCTTGAGAAGGGGTATGAATCCCTGAAGTCCAGCTACGACTCCCTCAAGCTTGATCATGATAACCTGCTCAAGGAGAATGAGAAACTCCAGGCTGAG GTGGTGCTTCTCACTAGCAAGCTTCTCCGAGAAGAGAAGGATAGCAGCAGCTGGGAATCGTTCCAACTAAGGATCTGCCCTGACAAGCTGCAACCAGGAATAGATGCTCAGGTCATGCTCTGCAAGCAAGAAGACTTCAGCTCTGCTAACAGCGCTGTGTTAGAGTCGGAGAGCCCTCAGCATGTCGACGATGGTGGATACTCCAACCAATCTCAAGTCGTGGGTTGTTGTGGCTTCCTCAGGCCCGAGCGCCATTCATGCAGCAATGAGTTCCAGGTGGAGGATCAAGCCTTGTGGTTCTGGCCCTGA
- the LOC135678502 gene encoding pectate lyase-like has protein sequence MEYKPRFFFFSLLFLASAAFTSAHIADYDEYWQKKAALARSHANNAYNPNPESVTHHFNEAVMRDLASNSTRRGLRGKMRNEDGACQATNPIDRCFRCQSNWVHHRKRLATCAKGFGRHATGGKNGDFYVVTDSSDVDLVNPRNGTLRHAVIQDRPLWIVFAHDMLIRLTEELIINSNKTIDGRGANVQIAYGAGLTIQFVHNVIVHNIRIHDIKAGNGGMIRDSEEHYGLRTRSDGDGISIFGASNIWIDHVSMSNCMDGLIDAIEGSTAITISNSHFTQHNDVMLFGASDAFSGDAIMQITVAFNHFGKGLVQRMPRCRWGFVHVVNNDYTHWMMYAVGGSQHPTILSQGNRFIAPPTLFAKEVTKREYSPEPVWKQWSWRSEGDLMANGAFFVESGAPITKPYADLIKAKPGSFVTRLTRFAGSRPCVPNQPC, from the exons ATGGAGTACAAGCCgcggttcttcttcttctccctcctcttcctggCTTCCGCCGCCTTCACCAGTGCTCACATCGCCGACTACGACGAGTACTGGCAGAAGAAGGCTGCGCTAGCGCGTTCCCACGCCAACAATGCCTACAACCCCAACCCTGAGTCTGTGACCCATCATTTCAATGAGGCGGTCATGAG GGACCTGGCGAGTAACAGCACCAGGAGGGGCCTTCGCGGCAAGATGAGGAACGAGGACGGTGCATGCCAGGCGACGAACCCCATCGATCGGTGCTTCAGGTGCCAATCGAACTGGGTTCACCACCGCAAGAGGCTGGCCACCTGCGCCAAGGGCTTCGGCCGCCACGCCACCGGAGGGAAGAACGGGGACTTCTATGTCGTCACCGACTCGTCCGATGTCGACCTCGTCAACCCTCGGAATGGCACACTCCGCCATGCTGTCATCCAAGACAGGCCTCTCTGGATCGTCTTCGCCCATGACATGCTCATCCGCCTCACCGAGGAGCTCATCATCAACAGCAACAAGACCATCGATGGCCGGGGGGCGAACGTCCAGATCGCGTACGGCGCCGGCCTCACCATCCAGTTCGTACACAATGTCATCGTCCACAACATCCGCATCCACGACATCAAGGCCGGCAATGGCGGCATGATCCGGGATTCCGAGGAGCACTACGGCCTGCGGACCCGGAGCGACGGCGACGGCATATCCATCTTCGGCGCTAGCAACATCTGGATCGACCACGTCTCCATGTCCAACTGCATGGACGGGCTCATCGATGCCATCGAAGGCTCCACCGCCATCACCATCTCCAATAGCCACTTCACCCAACACAACGAC GTGATGTTGTTCGGTGCTAGCGATGCATTCTCGGGAGATGCAATAATGCAGATCACGGTTGCTTTCAACCACTTCGGGAAAGGGCTTGTTCAGAGAATGCCAAG ATGCCGGTGGGGTTTCGTCCATGTGGTGAACAATGACTACACCCACTGGATGATGTATGCCGTCGGCGGTAGCCAACACCCTACCATCCTCAGCCAAGGGAACCGATTCATTGCTCCACCCACGCTTTTCGCCAAGGAG GTGACCAAGAGGGAGTACTCACCAGAGCCAGTATGGAAGCAGTGGTCATGGAGATCTGAGGGTGACCTGATGGCGAACGGAGCATTCTTCGTGGAGTCAGGAGCTCCAATTACCAAGCCCTACGCGGATCTCATCAAGGCCAAGCCGGGAAGTTTCGTGACCAGGCTCACACGCTTCGCCGGCTCTCGCCCCTGTGTTCCCAACCAGCCATGTTAA